The genomic segment ATATGCTCTTTACAACAAAGGGAAATCATTTCGGCTCTGCGTATTTTTGCAGAAACCTTCTTCCCACAAAGCTGGAATTACGTCAGCTTGTGAAATATGACAGACCATTGATGAATTCCTCGGAGAGGGGGGATGAATAAATGGGAGTGATCAGCGATGCGATCGATGCTTTGGAGGATTGGTGCTGTGACTTATTCAAGGACGGCATAAAATCTCAGTTTGACGGAATTTCCGAACTTCTGACTGATACATTTGCTCAGACAACAGGTTCGGGTGCAAAGGGAAACCTTGTATCAAACTTTCTGACAAAGCACCCTGCTCAGTTTACGGGCACTGCCGGAAGTGCACCGACAGGCTACGGAATTTGGGCAACTATCGAAACCCTCTGTAACAATGTTGTAGTCCCTATTGGAGGTTTCATTCTGACAGTCATTCTCTTGAATGAGCTTTGTCAAATGGTCATTCGGGGAAATAATTTCAAAGACTTTGACGATTCGATCTTTATCAAATGGATCATCAAAGCCTTATGCGGTGTAATACTTGTAGCCAACACATATTACATCGCTTCCGCACTATTTTCGTTTGGCACAAATGTATGCTCCAACGGACTTGCCACGCTGTTCGGCAGCGGTGATTATCTATCTAATAGTCTTGCGTTAAAGAAATCTGCTCTCAATAGCTTAGGCTTGGGAGAACTGATGACGGTGTGGTTCATATCACTTATTGTTCATCTGGGAGTGATGATACTTATTGTTGCGATCGTAATTACTCTTGCAAGTCGTATCATCGAGGTGTTTATGTATCTCAGCATTGCACCTATCCCTATGGCAACAATGATGGACAGCGGTGAATGGGCAAGTATCGGTAAAAACTGGGTAAAGCAGCTTTTGGCTCTTTCTTTCCAGGGGTTCTTTATCGTAGTCGCACTCGGTATTTTCAAAACGCTTTTCAGCAATATGATCACGTCGCTCAATTCAAGTTCGGACGGTGTGATAATGCAAATGGCAATGCTTATGGGATACACGGCGGCACTTATTTTTACCATTCTGCGTACAGGAGCGATCAGCAAAAGTATGTTTAACGCACATTGACCTTGAACAAGATTGGAGGATCTATGGCACATTATGTACAAATTCCGAAAGACCTGAACGACATCAAAGAGAAGTTTATTATGGGATTTACCAAAAGACAGGTGATATGCTTTGGTATCGGTCTTGTTCTCGGAGCACCTGTTTTCTTTCTGACGAAAACAGCTATCGGAATGTCCGGGGCGATCTTCGCTATGGGTGCAGTCGCTGCTCCTGCGATACTCTGCGGACTTTATAAGAAAAATGGCGTTTTCTTGGAGAAACAGGCAAAATATATGCGTGAATACTTTACAAGATCTCGAAAGCGGTATTACCGCACAACAAACATATTTGAGTGCTTTGAAAGGCATATCGAATACACAAGAATCAAGAAAAAGCTGAGAGATGCTGAAAGAAAAGGCTGATACGGCTGACTATATCGNNNNNNNNNNNNNNNNNNNNNNNNNNNNNNNNNNNNNNNNNNNNNNNNNNNNNNNNNNNNNNNNNNNNNNNNNNNNNNNNNNNNNNNNNNNNNNNNNNNNNNNNNNNNNNNNNNNNNNNNNNNNNNNNNNNNNNNNNNNNNNNNNNNNNNNNNNNNNNNNNNNNNNNNNNNNNNNNNNNNNNNNNNNNNNNNNNNNNNNNNNNNNNNNNNNNNNNNNNNNNNNNNNNNNNNNNNNNNNNNNNNNNNNNNNNNNNNNNNNNNNNNNNNNNNNNNNNNNNNNNNNNNNNNNNNNNNNNNNNNNNNNNNNNNNNNNNNNNNNNNNNNNNNNNNNNNNNNNNNNNNNNNNNNNNNNNNNNNNNNNNNNNNNNNNNNNNNNNNNNNNNNNNNNNNNNNNNNNNNNNNNNNNNNNNNNNNNNNNNNNNNNNNNNNNNNNNNNNNNNNNNNNNNNNNNNNNNNNNNNNNNNNNNNNNNNNNNNNNNNNNNNNNNNNNNNNNNNNNNNNNNNNNNNNNNNNNNNNNNNNNNNNNNNNNNNNNNNNNNNNNNNNNNNNNNNNNNNNNNNNNNNNNNNNNNNNNNNNNNNNNNNNNNNNNNNNNNNNNNNNNNNNNNNNNNNNNNNNNNNNNNNNNNNNNNNNNNNNNNNNNNNNNNNNNNNNNNNNNNNNNNNNNNNNNNNNNNNNNNNNNNNNNNNNNNNNNNNNNNNNNNNNNNNNNNNNNNNNNNNNNNNNNNNNNNNNNNNNNNNNNNNNNNNNNNNNNNNNNNNNNNNNNNNNNNNNNNNNNNNNNNNNNNNNNNNNNNNNNNNNNNNNNNNNNNNNNNNNNNNNNNNNNNNNNNNNNNNNNNNNNNNNNNNNNNNNNNNNNNNNNNNNNNNNNNNNNNNNNNNNNNNNNNNNNNNNNNNNNNNNNNNNNNNNNNNNNNNNNNNNNNNNNNNNNNNNNNNNNNNNNNNNNNNNNNNNNNNNNNNNNNNNNNNNNNNNNNNNNNNNNNNNNNNNNNNNNNNNNNNNNNNNNNNNNNNNNNNNNNNNNNNNNNNNNNNNNNNNNNNNNNNNNNNNCACTTTCGGTGTCTACGCTTTTGAATATAAACGGAGGTTACCAATGGGCTTTAGAAAGAGAAATGCCAATAAAAGTGATAACTGCAGCAAGTCTAAGGTTGTCATGGGCAAGCCAGCCTCTCAGCTTACAAAAGAGGACAAAAAAATACTTTCCGCACGAATGGCGGAAATCAAGAGTGCTAATGGCGGTAAGACTACGGTGCAGAGCACCATTCCCTATATGTGTATGTATAAGGACGGTGTTTGCCAGGTATCGGAGAACTTCTTCTCTATGACGGTACAGTTTTATGATGCCAATTACTCTATTTCGGAGTTTGAGGAACAGAATAATATCTTCTCAAAGTATTGTGATGTTATCAATCTCTTTGACAATACGATCAAATTCCAGCTTACCTTTGAAAATCAAAACAGATCAAAGGAAAAGCTCTTAAAAACGGTGCAGATACCTGAACAGAAAGATGATTTCAATGCAATCCGCAAGGAGTACAGCGAAATGCTTACCGATAAGCTGATGAAAGGCTCTAACGGTCAGTCGGCAAGAAAGTTCCTGACGTTTGGTATCGAATCCGCATCATACAAGGCAGCAAGGGCAAAACTCTTGTCGATCAAAAATGACGTGATCAAGGGCTTTAAGGCTTTTGGCGTGGAAGCGAAACTTCTTGACGGCAGACAACGCCTTGAAGCTCTCTACTATGCCTTGAACCCTTACAGAAATTCTCCATTCATCTTTGATTGGGACAGTATGCTTCATGCAGGAATGGACACAAAGGATTCTATCAGTCCGTCCTCGCTGAAATTCAATAAGGCTGACTTTGAGATCGGTAATGCTTACGGTGCTGTATGGGGCATGAATATCCTTGCAGGAGAATTGTCAGACGAAATA from the Ruminococcus champanellensis 18P13 = JCM 17042 genome contains:
- a CDS encoding VirB6/TrbL-like conjugal transfer protein, CD1112 family, with the translated sequence MGVISDAIDALEDWCCDLFKDGIKSQFDGISELLTDTFAQTTGSGAKGNLVSNFLTKHPAQFTGTAGSAPTGYGIWATIETLCNNVVVPIGGFILTVILLNELCQMVIRGNNFKDFDDSIFIKWIIKALCGVILVANTYYIASALFSFGTNVCSNGLATLFGSGDYLSNSLALKKSALNSLGLGELMTVWFISLIVHLGVMILIVAIVITLASRIIEVFMYLSIAPIPMATMMDSGEWASIGKNWVKQLLALSFQGFFIVVALGIFKTLFSNMITSLNSSSDGVIMQMAMLMGYTAALIFTILRTGAISKSMFNAH
- a CDS encoding PrgI family protein, which gives rise to MAHYVQIPKDLNDIKEKFIMGFTKRQVICFGIGLVLGAPVFFLTKTAIGMSGAIFAMGAVAAPAILCGLYKKNGVFLEKQAKYMREYFTRSRKRYYRTTNIFECFERHIEYTRIKKKLRDAERKG